ATATAAGGCATGGCAACACCGTAAGCGGCTTCGCTGTAGGTTCCATAGTAGCCGACGTAACCGCCGAACATGCTTAACATTCGCTGGATGATGGAAGATCCATCGGGACCATTCCAGGTGACACCCCACGCATAATTGAAGTAGAAGGCCTCATTACCGTAGGTATCCTTGATGCGTTTCATTTCGCTGGCAATGGTATCCAGGGCTTCTTCCCAACTGATGCGTTCGAATTTGCCTTCACCTCGTTTGCCGACTCTCTTCAGGGGGTATTTGAGTCGATCAGGGGCGTACACGCGCCTGATCTGCGCGCGCCCGCGCAAGCAGGGGATGGCGCGTGGAGATTCGGGTGTCTCTTCCTCGACCGGCGTGGGGTCCGGGACGATGCGTAGGAGTGTGCCATCCTTGACCTTGGTGGCCAGAATACAACGGCCGCCGCAGTTGTGATAGCACCCTACTGTCAGGGTTTGTTCCTCGCCCGCCGCCGCGGCGCCCTCAATGGCTTTGAGGCCGTAATCGACACCACCCGCAAGCGCGGCTGTCCCGCCGATGGCGGCGCTCCATTTAAGGAAACTGCGCCGGGTCATCACAGTGTCGTTCAGGGCTTTGGTGAGGAAATTATTTTGTGTCATTGCTTTCCTCCGTTACAGATTGAAAGGTCGATATGGGTTGGAAATGGGACACGCCCGAAATATGGGCGCAAGGGAAATTGAATTTTTCAATATGCACACTCCTGATGATGGGATATATGGCGTCGAATGCCGGATTTGCGTCTTCATCCATCATCAGGATACCATCCGGGTTTTTTATCATCATCCCACCTTGGAGCGCTCTTTACTCACCCTTAAGGGTGATTCGGTAATTGATCGAATTCAAGCCCGCTGACCTGGCTCAACCCCCAGGGATTGTTTTCGAAATGACAGCGGGAACAATCGACCCCGCTTTGCAGGTCGTGCGAAAAAGGCAGTTCGCTGCCATCTTCGTGCAAGAGAACCCAGCGGCCGTTTTCCAAAGAGGGACCCGCTTTCACCGGGCTGCCGCCATGACAGGCTTCGCAAGCTACAAACGCGTGGGCAGGTCCATGGATCGAACGGGTGGTTTGTGCCACCGCTGTTGCCATCGAATGACAATTCCCGCCGCCGCAAAAGGATGAACCGTTCGTAGGGTGACCGTTAGTAGGAGTGGCGGGCAATTCGTAAAATACAGTGGGGATGTTCGAATGACAGCCTGAATCCGTGCAGGAAACTTTGACGACATGGGGATCGTGACAATCGCCGCAGGAAAAATCGGGATGGGCGCTTCCAACGGATGGAACCTGGTGGCACCGACCGCAAATGGGATCTTCCCCCAAGCCCGCCTCGTTCCGGCCTGTTTGCGGTTTGCCGTGTTGAAGCTCATTCATCACGATTCCATTCTCCACCGAATGGCAATCCTCGCAACCAACAGGGTCCGCCGCTAAAGCGTGAGGGCTTTTCTCCCAGATATCGGTGATTTCATATTGCCGCGCAGGGATCTGCGGAGTGGACGTTGGAGTGGGTCGAGGTGTATCGGTTGGGCTGGGCGTTGGAATTGGCTGAACGTTCCAACAGGACACAATGAACACCAGGTTCAAGTAAATTGGCAGATATTTCTTCATTTGTATCGATGTTAACTGTCGCGCGGCGAGACCAACCCATGCTTCAAAGCATAGGTGGCAGCCTGGGTGCGGTTTTCCAAATGTAATTTCTCGAGAATATTCTTGATATGACTCTTGACCGTATTGACGGAGATCGTCAGTTTGTCGGCGATCTCCTGGTTGCTGGCGCCGCTTGCCACCAGCCGCAGGACGAATAACTCCCGCTCGGTAAGGGATTGCTCGCCCTTGTCTTCATTTGCCATCCGGTTCGCCACGCTTTTGAGCAATTTCGACGCCATGGCGCGAGTCATGGCTGGCTCTCCATGAGTTACGCCGTGCAGGAGGTCGAACAATTCGTTCGCATCGAGGCTTTTCAATAAATATCCAGCCACACCGAGCTGAGCCGCTTCATATAAGTGTCCGTCCCGTTCGGAGGATGTAAGCATCACCACGGCAATATGCGGGAAACGTTGTCGAATCTCCTTTGCCGCCTGAAGTCCATCGGTCTGCGGCATGTAAATATCGAGGAGGATCACATCCGGGTTAAGTCTTTCAGCCAACTGAATGGCTTCCTCACCCGTTTCAGCCTCGCCGATGACCTCGACCAGGTCTTCGCGGGTTTTCATCAAGCCGATCAACCCCTGGCGGAACAGTTTGTGGTCGTCTGCTATCAAAACTTTGATCGTCATCCTTTCACCATTTCTTTCTATACTCCCACGCGGATGTGCGTGGCATAAAATAGGAACCGCCCGATGATCTCTCCCACCAGTATCATCAGGCAGGAAAGATAGACCGGGTTCATTAAATTTTGCGGCGCGGATTGTTTTCTGTACATCTTGACTACAGCCAAGGCAAGCGCGAGGGGGGCATAGGTCAGGCATGCCAGCCGCAAAAGCAGGAGTGGCATATAAAGCTCAACGAGTAGCCTCAAGCTTGTGCGGGCGATTGGATCTCCCTGAGAAAGGAGGCGGATTTGTGTGAAAAGAATTCCCAGGCTGAACACAGCAAGGACAACCGTCAAAACGGTCAATCCGCCGGAGGAATAACGGATGACCTGGGCGCGCAGGTCCACATCATCGGCTTTTTGGATCTCCGCGAACTTCAAATCCAGCATCATCAGACAGGCGATTGCCATGCCACCAAGCATCAGCGCTGTGATAAAAAATGAAAGGATCACCGTTGTGGAATTCCATGCCACCTGGGTGGGGATGAGGTAGATGAGCGCCATGCAATAGATCAAAACGAACCCAAAAACAATCGCCAACCAACCCAGCCCACTGACAAGAGAGCGCCGGTGGGGCTGGAAATATACGAGATACAACACGATCATTGTTGTCAGAAAGAACAAGACCGTGAAGATGATTTCCCTGCTAAGCCAGGATGTTTTGAAATTCAGCACGGCAAGAAAGGAATGAAACGGCTTGCTCAAATGGAAATGTGCACCGCCCATGGCGACGACGATCGTAAAGGCGATCACAAGGATCGGATTGAAAATGATGCGGTCGATCTCCTGCGGACTGAACTTCGAACCTGCCAGATGCCTAATCAACCAAATGATGAAGAAAGCCCCGACCGCCAGTTGCATCAGGATCGTGTAAACCGGTAATGCCCATTCGCGGACGTTCATTGGATCACCACGCTTTGTTTTTGAAGTCTTTCCCTTTGCAGGCAGGGCAGGCGGCATTCGATATGCGTTCCACGCCCGACCACCGATTGAATGTTCAAGCTGCCGCCCGAGCCCTCGGCGCGTTCCCGCATCGTCTGCAATCCGAAACTTCGCTTTGAGCCCACCGTTTGAAAACCAACGCCGTCATCGTCGACATGCATGTGGATGTATTCGCCCTCCTCCTTCTTTTCCTTCCAGATGGCAACATCCACACGTCCGGCTTGCGCATGCTTGCGAACGTTCGTCAGTGCCTCCTGTAATATACAAACCAGTTGCACCTCCGCAATCGATGAAAGGTTCAACTCGCCGTCCACGCGATAATCGAAGTGGGTGTCGACGCCCATTTGAATGCCGAACTCCGTCAGGTATTCCTCTGCCGCAGTTTCGAGCCCCTTCTCCTGGGCGAGTGTGGTGCGCAGGCTCAAGATATTTTCGCGCACATCCGCATGGGCGGTCTGAATCGCCTGCCGCATCTTCGATAATTCCTCCTGTAATTTATCGATTTTGCCCTGACTCAGGAACGACCCCAACGTTTGTGTTTGGAGGTTCAAATACCCAAGGACCTGCGCCAATCCATCGTGCATTTCGCGTGCGATGCGGCTGCGCTCCTGAACAATGGACAGTGACTGTAATTGTGACGTCATCAAACCGTGCTGGATGGCAATCGCCACCTGGTCTGCCATGCTTTCCAACCAGATCATGTCGGTATCGGAGAAGGGATCGTCCTCGAAGCGCGCGCTCCATAATGCGCCGATGGTCGTGTTCTCAAGTTTGAGCGGCACAATCACCGCCGACTTCGCTGTTTCATCGGTGAAGAAACAAATTCCCTCCAGGGGTTCGATATCTTCAGCGCATTTCGAGGAGAACGGAGTCGAGCTTTTTACAACGTATTTGATGAGCGGATTCGTCACGATAACCGGTGATTCATTGACGAGTCGGCTCTCACCGCCCTGGGAGCGGCACTTCAACTCAAGAAATTCGTTCCACTGATTCGATATTGCCAGGCCGACGAAATCTGCGCGTAACAGACCGCGCACATTCTCCACGATGTAAACGAGGATATCGTCCACATGCTCGAGCTCGGCAATGCGGCGGCTGATGTTCACCAGTGCATCCGTCCACTTCTCGGCGTTTCTTCGCGCCAGGATTTGAGAATCGAACGCTTCCTGCTGGGCGCGGTCTCTTTCTTCTTGAAGGGCTACGATCTGTCTTTTTCGTATTGCCTCAAAAACATCCAATGCTCTCGCCACAAAGTAGGTGACGATCACGGCGGAAAGCATGCGCCAGATCTCGATTGGCATGCCCGTGGTGCTCAATATACTTTGATAATCCAGCCAGGTGGATAACCCGTATGGCTGGCTTACCTCCAAGATCTCCCCGCTAAAAGCATTGTGGATCACCCTGTCATAGTTATAGTAGGAGGCGGGTCCGTAGGGGGCGGCTGGAACGATTAGGCCCATCATGATTGCCTCGAAAAGAAACGCCAAGCCAGCCCCAAGCATCAAGTTCGAAACCTCGTAAAATCCGCTTTTTCTCTGGGAATACCATTGGCGCAGGAAACCGACCCCTGCAAGAAAACTGCCCGGCAGGTAAAGCAGGTAGCGTGTCCAGATTTCTATTGGAATTTCCAGGGGAGACGGCGTAATGAATGTTGTCGCCGCATAGGTCATAACGAATGCAATTGGTACGATGAGAATCCCCGGGACGAATATGCTCCATGGGGGCAGGGGGTCGAGGTTGTTGAACATCCCCCAGCCGAAGCGCAAAATAAGCAAACCCGTCAGCAGGTGGAGACAGACCCGCAAAATGCTCAAACCATATGCCAGATCGCCAAGCGACCCGCTGACAAGGAACATTTCCGTCCAGCCAGCCGCACCTCCCACAATGCCGAAAGAAGCCAGCCAGGGCAGTTCCTTCTTCAAAGGAAAGTCTCCCTCCCTCCTAAATTGCAAATAAGCAGCCAGCCCCAAACCTTCGAACGCCAAACCGTAGAAGAAGAGAAGAATCACCGCTTTACTTGTCTATGACAATGAACCTTTATTTGTGAAATATATCTCAATCATTTTAGCCCCTCTTCCTCCGTTTCGCAATTGACCAAACATCAAAAATCAGGGTATTTTTGTCATATGTGTCGCAGATTACGCATGGAACCCAAGGTCAAAACCGTGCTCAACTTCCTCGAACGCGGCGGCAAAAAGCCCTCATCACCAACCCCGATAACATGCTGCGCGCCCTGCGCGGCGAAACCAGCCCCGCGCCGTCGTTTTTCATCGCCAGGGCATAGCGAGCCATATCTTCAGCGGTAGAGACGATATAACCGGAGGGAATCTCATATTCGGGAATGGTCACTGCCATCGGGACGTTGAAGCCAAACAGGCGGGTATAGCCCTGAGCTAAATCAGTCACATCCTGCGGACGTGCAGTGCTGCTGTCCATGCCCAATGGGGCAAAGATGTTCGCCTGGAGATAATCGGCATAGGTCGCGCCGCTACGCAACTCGATCAGGTAGCCTAGTACGTCGTAACCCAGATTGAAATACTGGAAGCGCGTCCCCACCGGCGCGGTCAGGCTGGCCTGTTCCAGCGAGCGCACGGCTTCTTCCAGCGAAGCATCATCGGGCAGGATGATCGGATAGCCGGAGCCAGACAAGCCGCTGGTGTGCTGGAGCAAATTCCGGATGGTGATTTGAGCCGAAGCCTGTTCATCCGCAACCCGGAACCAGGGGATGTAGGTTTGCACCGGCGCGTCAAGTTCCAGTTTCCCGGCTTCCGCCAGTTGGGCAATCGCGAGGGCGGTAAAGGATTTACTCTGCGAGCCAATGACCATGCGGGTTTGAGCGGTCATGGCGCGGCCCGGCCCGGCTGTGCCATAGCCTTGCAAATAGACGATTTGATCACCTTCGATAACGGCTACCGCGACACCGGGCAGGCCGTGTTTTTGCATTTGAGCGGCGATGGCGGTATCCAGTTCTTGAAAATCGGTGGTCTTGACCGGGGCGGCCTGGGCTTTCATGGAAACAAATGCCAGAACAGCCAGCCCACAGACTGCCATGAGCACGAAGCGCCAGCCGGGTTTGAAAAAAGTTTTCAGGTTCATGATTTCCAAATTTCCTTGTCACTTCATTTGGGGTTATTTTGACGGAAGATCGTTATAGACAACGTTGTTGATTTCCAATTTGCCATAGACGAAATCGCCATCCGGGTAGTGCCAGATCGCCTCGCCGTAGGTCGGCAGGTTGTAGCCGTTGAGATTGCGATATTGGGATACCGGCGTCGAGAACGGGTATTGCTTCATGGAAGAGACATCCCAGCGGTCATGGGAGACGAAGTTGACCAACTGGCCTTCGGCGTTGAAGTGGAGCATGGCGCTGATGGTGACGCCCTGATTGGTGAATGTCCCCTTGACGGTCAGGTCGTCAATGGTCTCCCAGGTAATGCGCGGGTCAATCAGGGTGGCGGGCGCCATCAGGCACATATCGTTGAACTGGGTGACGGTATCCGCCTCGAACATCACTTCCCCGCCCACCTTGACCAACGGCAGCAACCCAAAGAGCCGGACATTCGTTGCCGCGCTCTGTTCCTGATAGCGGTGGTAGCCCGGCACGGTCAGTCCGAACATCCGCCCTTTCATAAAGAACAGACGGGTTGGCTGGTCGAAGAAGTTGTACTGCTCGGCGGTCAAGGGGAAATACGCGCCCCCCTGCTGGCGCATCTCGCCAGTCAGCTCGGCGTACATGCTGACGACCTTTGGCTTTCCCACCACGCCGACATAGCGCAGGTAACGCTGTACCGGCTGGGGCAGGGCTTGCAAGTCGGCTTCGGTCAGGGTTTCCGCCGTCAGGGCGCGCACGCGTTCCTGTCCGTTGCGGACATCCTGCCGGTAGCCGTCCTCGAAGCGGATACTGCTCAGGGCCAGGAGTGCCACGACCAGGATAATCAGGTTGGGGATGGAGCCAACCCGGGCATCCTGCCAGGCAGTGAAGATAAGGATTTGCGAGAGCAGCGCGCCCACGATGGCGACCGCCCACCACCACTGGCTTGTGAAGCCAAAGGCGACGGCTGTAACGATCAAGATCAGCGCCGCAACCAGCCACAGGAGTCCGAGCGGGCGGCTGATGGGTTGGGTCAGCTCATTGATTTGTGCCAGGTCAAACGCTTTCAGGAAGCCGAGCAGGTGAATTAGGCCGTGAAAGACCACAATCAATATAAAGATGACCTTTACGATGGAATTAATCATTGGAAATTACTCCTATGTGTGTTTGGCAGGCAAACTATGAATTGTCGCTTTTCATCCGGGCGCTGAATACGGCTATCGCAACGATCAGGATCAGTACAGCATATCCAATGACCCACACCAAGTCTGGCATGCTGGCAGGGTAATCCCCAGCCAGCGCAGCCCGGGTCGAGTTAACCGCGCGCGCGAAGGGCAACGCATAAGCCACCGACTTAAACCCGCTGCCCACCAGGTTCAAATCAAACCAGGTGCCGCTCAACCAGGCGCTGACATTGGTCAAAAGCGCGCCGCAGATACCGCCCACCGCTTTTTCAGACATTACACTGCCTGCCAATAGTCCAATGCCAATAAAGAGCGCGGCGGTTGGGATTAACGTCACGATCGCCACCAGCACATTGACGCTCACCGTCAGCCCCAGGAAAAAAGCCGCGATGAAGCAAACAATGGATTGGGCAACCGCCATCGGCAAGAGCGGAATGATGTAGCCAAGAATAAAATCGGTTGGCGTTAGTGGTGAAGCAAACAGACGCATCAGGAAGGATGTGGTTCAGTCTTTGGCGATCAACATGCCTGCGAACAAAGACAGGAAAGACAGCCCGAAAACAGCTATGCCGGGCGAGAGACTTTCAATTTCGAACAGGCTGATTGGGATATTGGATTGAATCGCTGAAAGCAGCAGTAACACAATCAATGGAAAACCAATTCCAAAAGCGAGGGTCGCAGGCTCCCTGAGAATTTCCTTGCTATTGCGTGAAGCAAAAATTTGCATTCTCATTTCATCTCCTTTGAACCTGTCGCCAATGCGATAAATGCATCTTCAAAATTTCGCGCGCCTGTGTCAGTCATCATGGATTCCGCGCTTCCAAGCGCTTTCAACCTGCCGTTTGCCATAATGCCAATTTCATCTGAAAGCGACTGGGCTTCCTCGAGATAGTGTGTGGTGAGAATAATGGTCATTTCGCCTTTCAGGTTTTCAATCACCGACCACAACTCACGCCTGGCAATCACATCGAGTCCCAGGGTTGGCTCGTCGAGAAACAGGATTTTCGGCTCGGAGATGAGCGCCATGGCAATGCTCAGGCGGCGCTGCCAACCACCCGAAAGGACTTTTGCTTTGTCATTTTGCCTGTCAGACAAACCCAGTTTTTCCATAACTTGTTCGGTTCTGTCTTTAGATGATTGGCGGCTGTTCCCATAAACACCAGCCATCAACTCCAAGTTTTCCCTCACGCTCAGGTTGGGAGCCACAGCAGTTTCCTGAGGCGACAGGTTGATATTTTCCTTAACCGCCTGGGCTTCGGTCAGGATACTTTTCCCGAGCACAGTGGCGTCGCCGCTGGTGGGCTTTGCCAGACAGGTCAACATGCGGATGGTGGTCGTTTTTCCCGCTCCGTTCAGCCCCAACAAGCCAAAAACCTGACCCTGCTTGATGGAGAGATTCAACGGGTGAACGGCCGTGCGTTCCTTGAATTTCTTGCTTAATGCGTGAGTTTCAATGGCAATCATGATTTATCCTCTCTCAAATTTACGCTTGCAAAATCCCCAGCCCGGCTAGCACGCCTGCCGTGCCGAGCAAGATTATGACAATAAAGATGACACCCATCAGCCAGCCCAGCCATTTGTTCTGCGCATGATCGATCCACCAGGTAGCGATCCCTGCCAGCAAAAGGGATTGGAGCAGGACTTCGGGCAGACCGTTGATGTGGAACCAGAGCGGCAGGGTGGTATAGATCATCCCTTCGATGGAAGAGGGAGCCGCGCCAAAGGGCGAAATCACGCCCACAATCACCAGCACCGCCCACAGGGTCAGCCAGCCGCGCTTGCGCTCCAGTACCAGGTCGCGCATCAAAAAGACAACGAGTCCGAACAACATGCCGCGAATCACCTGGAAGAGCGGACCCGCAGCCACCAATGGATCGGTGGTCTGTCGCATCAAAATCGAAATGGCAGGGTCGGCATATTTATCGGTGTACCCCAGCAGGAAAAGCGCCGCCAGTCCCATCAGGAAGTAGGTGACGGTGTGGGTGAGGGTCGTTTTGACCAGAATGGTGGTTGTGGATGGTTTCATATGTTTTCTCCTTGTCTGAGGGAATGAACTTCGTTTGTGTTTTTTTCTTTTTGGCTATTCAGTGGGGCAAGAATGGCATTCAGAGAGGATAGGAATACTTCGGGTGAAAGCTGCATGGAAATAAAGCCGTCCGCACCAAACTCATGTGCAGGCTTTTCGTGTTCTGGATTAATGCTGACGGCGGTCAACTTCGTGGACGGGCAGCATTCACGCAGGGTGGGGAGCAGGCGCTGCGGGTGAAAGCCGGGCAGGCTCCAATCCAACAAAATGACGTCTGGAGATAATTTACAAACATGCGCCAGTAAACTTTCGGCCGAACGGGCTTCTCCTATGATTTCAAACCCCGCTTGTTGTTCCAATACCAGCCGCAGGGCTTCCAGGACATGTTTCTCGCCCTCTGCCAGGAACACCGTCTTTATGGATGCCTTCGTTTCATTCATACTTGCAGTTTAAAAGACAAACTCTCCTGTCGCATCCGCAGGGAGGAGAGTTTGGAGGCTATCCGTGCGAAGAGTTTTTACCTGGTCAAGTGACCAGGTGGTTTTTCAGCGCAATAGATACCGCTTCTGCGCGGGTGGCTGCATTCAATTTGGAGAGGATACTACTGACATGAAATTTGGCTGTGGATGGACTGACCACCAGCCTTTTGGCGATCTGATTGTTGTTCAAGCCTTCTGTCATCAACGCAAGAACTTCGCGCTCCCGTTCCGTCAGGTCAATGCCGGGTTTATTGGCTGGTGTGCGGGTTCCTTCGATCAATACCTGCTGGGCTTCATGAGCAAGGGTCGGCTTGCCTGCCGCTGCAGAACGGATGGCATTCGCGAGTTCATCGGCAGAAATATCTTTAAGCAAATACCCGATCGCCCCCGCTTGTAAAGCCCCTTCCACAAGTTCCTTTTCTTTGAAACTGGTCAGTGCGAGCACCTGAGTGCCCGGGCATGTTTCGCGAATGTGACGGGTCGCCATTGCGCCGTCCATGCCGGGCATCATCAAATCCATCAGCACCACATCCGGTTGGGTATGCTGACAGATAGCAATAGCGCGTTCGCCATTGGAGGCTTCGCCCACCAATTCCAGGTCATCATGCGCCAGCATGAACGCGCTTAATCCGCTACGGACGACGGCATGATCGTCCACCAAGACAATTCGAATTCGTTTTTCATGCATTGTGATTCTCCTGCTGCCTGGTATCTTCCATCGGATCCCAAGAAACCTGCAAACATGACCCTGCATGGATCTTGCTTTCAATTTCCAGCTTAACCCTGGCGTTGCGGGCGCGTTCATCCATGATCTTTAATCCCAGCCCTTCATGTTCAGAGGCTTCAGGGTCAAAACCAATTCCATCATCTTGTATTGTCAGCCGCACCTGCTCTGGTTCACATCTCAACTCCACATGAACCTGTGATGCTTCGGCGTGTTTGGCGATATTATTGAACACTTCCTGCGCAATGCGATAAAAGGCATCCTTGATCTCGGGCGGCGGGTTAAATGTACAGTGGCGCTGATATTCCACCAGCAGGCGTGTGCGTGCCGTAAAAGCATTAACCTGATGCCCTATCAAGTCACCCAGGTCGGTATCCGCCAATGCGGCGGGGCGTAACTCCACCAGCAGTGTCCGCATCTCTGATAGCGCGCCGCGGGTTAACTGGCGCAATTCCTCCAGCCTGCGGTGACCTTCATCAGGGTTGCGCTCCCAGATTTTGGGCAGCACATCTGCGATCATGCTTGCAGAAAAAAGTGTTTGGGTGACTGCATCGTGCAGGTCGCGTGCCAGGCGATTGCGTTCGGCTGCGATGGCTGCCTGCTCATTTCTCTCAAAGAGACGTGCGTTTTGAACGGCAATGCTCAACTGGTCTGCGATGGATTGGAACAATGCCAACTGTGCCGCTGAAAAGGATGTGCCTTGCGCGCCGATGATGACCAGCACCCCAAGTTTTTGCTCGCGAAGTTGAAGCGGAAGAAAAACCCCCGGCTCCAACAACCCCTGGGCTGGGTCCGGGACAATGTTCATGGTGCTGCCTTTCCCCAGGACCAACCGGCAAGCCGAAACCACTTTGGAGAGGTCGTCTTGCTCAATTTCCTGAGGCGGGCGCAGCGTGTGGGGGATCAATTCACCGGTCTGTTCGTTGAGAAGGACCACTCCGGCGCGAGATGCATTCACGAGGTCAACGATCAGGTCAAGGGTCCGCTCGAGCGCTTCATCCAAATTCAAGGAACTGTTTGCAGCGGCAGAAACATCCAGTAGCATCTGCAATTCCCGTGTCCGTTCCCCAACGTGTTGTTCAAGATTATGTTGAAGCATCACCTTTTCAGTAACATCGGCTGCCACATTCAAAATGCCGATGATCTCATCGTTTTCGATCAACGGTGCCAGGAATATATCCCAAAAAGAAACAACGCCGCCAGACTCGAGGCGGACACTGTTTGCCCCAATCGTTTCACCCGCCAGCACTTGCTGGAACATGGGCAGAACCATCTCCTCTGCACCCGGGAGGTGTTCGAAATAACCAACTCCGGGTTCGAGCGGCTTTCCCGTCAGTGGGGCATAGCGCACGGCAAAGCCACCCCAGGTAGGGTTGTATCGTTGAATGTGGTACTCGCGATCCAAAATTGCAATGCCCATTGGCAGACGTTCGAAGATCAGATCCAACAAATTGAACTGTTGTCCTGCTTTGGTATTGGATGAGGCTTTAGAGAGAGGTGTCTTCTTGTTCACGCAATGGGATTATAAGGATTTATCACATAAAAGAATATGCACATATTGCTAAAAAATCAGCGCCGAATGGCACTTATTACGCCTTGCCTAGAGCCCTAATGATGAAGCGATGTGATAATACAAGATTGGTTATTGGCACTTCGATTCCACCATTCAGTATTTTCGGTATAGTTAAATAACAAGTTCATTTTTACAAAGGGTATTAAGATGTCTCGTAGAGCAGCAATCTACATCCGCACATCTTCCGAAACGCAGGCTGAAAAATCCAGTCCAGTTGAGCAGGAAGCAGATTGTCGGCGTTTGGCAGTAGAAAAAGGATTGGAAGTAGTTCAAGTGTATCGGGACGTGGAGAAATATTGGGTCGGCAACAAGCTGGTCGAACCTTCGGGCAGCCGTTCAGACCGCCCGGGTCTGCTTGCCATGCTCAAAGACGCCACCAGAGATGACTTCGATGTCATTCTCGCCTGGCGAGAGGACAGACTGTATCGTGGAATACGAGCGATGTTGACCGTCTTGGAAACCATCCAGAACTATAAGATCGAAATCCTCCTGGCAAAAGAAAATTTCGATCCCAAGATTGCTCCTGTCCGCGCCTGGGTAGCCCAAATGGAATTAGATGGGATGAAAGAACGGATGACTATGGGAGTGATCGCACGACTCAAAGCCGGCAAGCAAACACCGGTCAAGATCGCTATGGCTATATTCGCATAGGCGAAAATATTCGCATCCAAAAACAAGAAGCGAAGTGGGTTCGGAACATCTTCAAATGGTACCTTCAAAAAACACCCCTCATGCAAATTCGAAAACGCCTGATCGCTGCGGATGCTCCCCAAAAGGGGAGCAGTATTCCCCGACACATCCGATGGTCCCGGTCCAGCATTCAGGCTATACTCAAATCTGCCAAAGAATATGCCTATGGCTTCAAAAGCTATTCCCGTGCAGGGCAGACCTTCCATATCCCTGTGGTACCCATCATCAATATTTCCACCTATGAATTATTTTTGAAGATGCGAGAAGAAAACAAAACTTACCCCAAACACCGCCGGCAAAATGATTACCTGCTATCCGGGCATCTAAAATGTGCCTGCAACCTGACCTGGCGGGCACGCACGGCAGCTCATCGCCGTAGTCGTAAAAGAGAGTGGGTGGAGCGCAAAACCCCGATCAGTACCTACTTCTGTCCACAGCCTCATCAGGAACTCAGAACAATAGAATGCCCGAAATCCGTGAGTGCTAAACGAGCAGAAACTCAGGTCTGGAAGAAATTGTATGAGTTCGCTATGAACCCGGAATTCCTGCATGCGCAAGCCAAAGACCTGGTCAAACAAATCCAACAAAGGTACGAACATCTACAAAAAGATCGGAGGCAGATTCTTGAAGAACTGGATAAGGAGTCCGCTAAGCGCCAACAAGTGATCACGGAAGCCCGCATAAAAATAAGGGCGGATCCTGAATTTGATGCGCGGATGCGTGAACTTTATAAAGTAGAAGAGCGCTTAAAACGCAGGCTGACAGCCCTGGAACAAGAGCTAGACACCTATGCCAAGTTGGATTGGGAAGAAAAGTTCAAGGATTATGTAGCGAACCTTCAGACAGGAATCCAAGAATTGAACAACGCCATTCCCAAGACACCTGAAGAGCAACATC
This portion of the Anaerolineales bacterium genome encodes:
- a CDS encoding response regulator transcription factor, whose protein sequence is MTIKVLIADDHKLFRQGLIGLMKTREDLVEVIGEAETGEEAIQLAERLNPDVILLDIYMPQTDGLQAAKEIRQRFPHIAVVMLTSSERDGHLYEAAQLGVAGYLLKSLDANELFDLLHGVTHGEPAMTRAMASKLLKSVANRMANEDKGEQSLTERELFVLRLVASGASNQEIADKLTISVNTVKSHIKNILEKLHLENRTQAATYALKHGLVSPRDS
- a CDS encoding dimethyl sulfoxide reductase anchor subunit, whose protein sequence is MNVREWALPVYTILMQLAVGAFFIIWLIRHLAGSKFSPQEIDRIIFNPILVIAFTIVVAMGGAHFHLSKPFHSFLAVLNFKTSWLSREIIFTVLFFLTTMIVLYLVYFQPHRRSLVSGLGWLAIVFGFVLIYCMALIYLIPTQVAWNSTTVILSFFITALMLGGMAIACLMMLDLKFAEIQKADDVDLRAQVIRYSSGGLTVLTVVLAVFSLGILFTQIRLLSQGDPIARTSLRLLVELYMPLLLLRLACLTYAPLALALAVVKMYRKQSAPQNLMNPVYLSCLMILVGEIIGRFLFYATHIRVGV
- a CDS encoding GAF domain-containing protein, whose amino-acid sequence is MILLFFYGLAFEGLGLAAYLQFRREGDFPLKKELPWLASFGIVGGAAGWTEMFLVSGSLGDLAYGLSILRVCLHLLTGLLILRFGWGMFNNLDPLPPWSIFVPGILIVPIAFVMTYAATTFITPSPLEIPIEIWTRYLLYLPGSFLAGVGFLRQWYSQRKSGFYEVSNLMLGAGLAFLFEAIMMGLIVPAAPYGPASYYNYDRVIHNAFSGEILEVSQPYGLSTWLDYQSILSTTGMPIEIWRMLSAVIVTYFVARALDVFEAIRKRQIVALQEERDRAQQEAFDSQILARRNAEKWTDALVNISRRIAELEHVDDILVYIVENVRGLLRADFVGLAISNQWNEFLELKCRSQGGESRLVNESPVIVTNPLIKYVVKSSTPFSSKCAEDIEPLEGICFFTDETAKSAVIVPLKLENTTIGALWSARFEDDPFSDTDMIWLESMADQVAIAIQHGLMTSQLQSLSIVQERSRIAREMHDGLAQVLGYLNLQTQTLGSFLSQGKIDKLQEELSKMRQAIQTAHADVRENILSLRTTLAQEKGLETAAEEYLTEFGIQMGVDTHFDYRVDGELNLSSIAEVQLVCILQEALTNVRKHAQAGRVDVAIWKEKKEEGEYIHMHVDDDGVGFQTVGSKRSFGLQTMRERAEGSGGSLNIQSVVGRGTHIECRLPCLQRERLQKQSVVIQ
- a CDS encoding beta-lactamase family protein → MNLKTFFKPGWRFVLMAVCGLAVLAFVSMKAQAAPVKTTDFQELDTAIAAQMQKHGLPGVAVAVIEGDQIVYLQGYGTAGPGRAMTAQTRMVIGSQSKSFTALAIAQLAEAGKLELDAPVQTYIPWFRVADEQASAQITIRNLLQHTSGLSGSGYPIILPDDASLEEAVRSLEQASLTAPVGTRFQYFNLGYDVLGYLIELRSGATYADYLQANIFAPLGMDSSTARPQDVTDLAQGYTRLFGFNVPMAVTIPEYEIPSGYIVSTAEDMARYALAMKNDGAGLVSPRRARSMLSGLVMRAFCRRVRGS
- a CDS encoding ABC transporter ATP-binding protein, whose protein sequence is MIAIETHALSKKFKERTAVHPLNLSIKQGQVFGLLGLNGAGKTTTIRMLTCLAKPTSGDATVLGKSILTEAQAVKENINLSPQETAVAPNLSVRENLELMAGVYGNSRQSSKDRTEQVMEKLGLSDRQNDKAKVLSGGWQRRLSIAMALISEPKILFLDEPTLGLDVIARRELWSVIENLKGEMTIILTTHYLEEAQSLSDEIGIMANGRLKALGSAESMMTDTGARNFEDAFIALATGSKEMK